Sequence from the Amaranthus tricolor cultivar Red isolate AtriRed21 chromosome 16, ASM2621246v1, whole genome shotgun sequence genome:
TGTCATTAAGCTGTGAAATAGAAAGCAAATTGCAACGCAAATTAGGAACAAATAAAACGCCTGTGAGAGTGAGTTTATCCGACAAGCGAACAGAGCCAATTAAAGAAGCATTAACAATGTCACCATTGGGCAATCCAACAGGACAATTAAAACTCTCAGTGTCGAACAACCAAGAAATACCTCCTGTAACATGATGTGTAGCGCCGGTGTCAATGATCCAAGAGGTGGAATCAAACTGAGGTGGCGGCGGTGGTGGTGTTTCACTGTCCACCATTTTACTGAAAAAATCcttgagagagaaaaaaaaaattagtgtttaacgTGGCTCCGATACCATGAGAAAACTATAATACGGGAATAATCTGTGTTGTCCTTTCATTAACTCCAaccaatatttatataatacaagATGGTAACCGTAGAATTAGTAAAAAACCGTCACCAAAGATAATGAAACTGCTGAAAGTGTGATAATGTAACCGTCACCAAATATACCAAACCGTCACCAAAGATAATGAAACTGCTGAAAGTGTGATAATGTAACCGTCACCAAATATACCAAACCGTCACCAAAGATAATGAAACTGCTGAAAGTGTGATAATGTAACCGTCACCAAATATCTGATGTATACCGCGGAGTGCACATATCCTCAATAGAAATGTTCCAAAACCTTTTGTTTTTCCTTGTTCCTATAAAACGAGCACACCTAGCCCGAAGTTTCTAAATGACTTATTTGGATTGAATGTGAATATTTAAGGcagtataaaatttcaaataaataaaataaaggtaaGCTTCCTCACCCTCCACTAAGATAAAATTATATCTCAAAATGGGGAAATTAATtgctattttattattattcattattttcttaCTAATTTGTCTACCTctttaacaatcaaatttctAATCTCTTatctaactaactttgaatttcctagtttaacttttatttacccGTTAAATATATGCCCTCAATTCAAGCGAGGGCTAAGTGATTTCATGAATTCCTTTATGTAGTTCTTGATGATTATTGTTTATGTTAGTATCTTCTCCAGAAATTTGTTGTCTTCGTATACGTATGCTTCAgagtaataaattataaattccaTTTATAAGGAAAATCCTAGAAATAGAACCCTAAGAGGTTGTAAAATTTACATGATGGTATTGTTGTGTTATTCTATTGAGTAAAgccttttacttttttttgagaTGAGGTAAAACATTTTACTAAGTGCGACACTGCGACATTATATAGAAGCTTAGCCTAActaatacataattaattatattatataattaatttattaacattGCGACACCGGATATGATGATGAATTTCAATAGTGTCATAAAATACttaaatattttcctaaattgtctaactttaaacatttaacaAAATTGACTAAAAATGTTAAATGGTTTAGTTGGGTGGATTTTATGTCATTCGGGTTTAACCTAACAgactataaatttattattatattttacctATATAAATAGCTAAATATACCATGTAATTTTTTCATTCAAacttttaaaacaattaatattattatattgagtCAAAGtcaaaataaacttttaaaCTAACAGTTGTGAAATATTGActcaaataacaaaaattaatgaaaaaattactaAGTGATAACTCAAAATTACTAATGTAAAACTCAAAAATCCaccaaattttttaaaaaaatgagtcAAATCGATAAATTTTAAgaattctaataataattatattaagtaattcTCTTTATATCTATATCTTTAAAAGATTAATTCATAAACCAAAAAGCCActaatatcataaatttttaatttaatgtgAGTGTGACAATGTGGCTACTTACAACCATAACGAAACTCGAAGAgtatttattcatttagtttaagAAAAGGAAGGTTAGTTAAAGTCACAATTACGGTAATTAACCAAGTTGATATTTGAGAGGATCATGTAGTAATTAATCATCACCTCACATTACTTAATTAGTGACTTAGTAAAAAGGTCGTTTAATTAATTGATGAGAAAATTAGAATGGGTGGGCCCTAATCATGGAAGGCACGTTCTATAGGAGGAAAATTAAGCAAGcaaatttgtctttttttgttctCCTTGTGGTGAGAGCGACATGAGTGTATGAGACCATGTAGATTGGACATGTCTCTTTCTATCAAGTCAATTACacaaattttctatataaaattaaaagaaaattctaATCAAATAAGGTTATTTACAAATGACCATAACAAAATAcataacattaaaataaatgaaataagaaaaaaataaaataaaaatctcaaaaCTCCTCCTATAAATGAAAATACATAAGAGTGATTTActaatttcttaaatatccgttatttacttatactaactcataataataatactccattgctattaatcaatgttgtttatagtaaatgtctcattttctttttagaTTTGTCTTCTAAGAGTCTTTCTTGccttattttacttttttataatttatagataTGACACTGAtatgaacttattttttgattctATTATTACCTTAATATTTATGCAAATctcaaacaaaacatttgctaTGAAATTGAGGGAGCAGGAGAATACTTTTACTTTTTGATGGGTTGAGTGAAAGAATTTTTacatgtaagaaaaaaaaattaattcaatatgTAAAATGATAAGAATCGAGCTCATGTCGCTAATCTAATAGGAAAAATCTTAACAACTAATCTAGTCTCTCTTTTCATATGAGTTTGccatatttttccttttattcattcattattttttttggcaatgtgtctatttttttcttttattcttattcatacattttaactcttttttaatatcattcatACTATTCAAAtgattctattattttttaatctttgttcaaaGTTTCTTTATTGCAAATGTTAAAGTTAGTAGTTGTTACTctctccgttctgaaatacttgttatatAACAATTATGGACACTATTTAacattcaagcttattttatatattgtggctaatgtgtaagaaaaaatacagttaaatggaatcttgtttgaatcgtctaatgacatactttcataatattaattttttataacttttagatgtatataattcaatatataaatgatcaaaataatatattaaattatgtaaaaagtcaattgtaacaagtataatgaaacagagGAAATAagtcaaatgtaacaagtataatgaaacagagGAAATAATCCAAATGTAACAAATATACTGAAACAGAGGAAATACTTGTTAATAGATCATGTTTGGTCAGCAATTCAGCATCCTTGTTTGGTTAATATAAGCATTCTCATGCGCAGAACTAGAAATGAAGGTTGGTTCAATCTAATTATGAGAACACCAAGTTTACCTTAATTCTTAAAGACAAGGACATTTTATACTTGTGTACATAAGTATTGAGTCGTAGtagtatttaaattttttttattgcagAATAGATATTGAATTTTAGTcgacaaattttattttttgagtttttttttttggtttaattcGAATTAAAATGTGTATTGATTTTATCAATTTGTTAAGTGGTTAGTTGGGTTCATTAAATCCTTATTCCTTAACAACTAGTATTCGGTGCGTACCAAAATCCTTATTCCTTACCAACCTTTGAGGTTTCTCTAGCGACCTACTAATATTCATCAAATACCAAcacaattattttatatattttccattattattattattattattattattattattattattattattattattattattattattaatttgaccTTATAAAGTACTGAAAATGCGAAAATCACAATAAGAAACACAAGACAAATAGACAAttataataaagaatgaaattaaGAGTAGATAGATCTTGTTATAAAAGAAGACCACACTATGATTTAAACCACAAATCAAAGTATGATAAACCCCACATTGGATTTGGTTTAGCTTTAGATTTGAGATATTATGtcatggattttttttttaagggaaGATTATGTCATACAATATTAACGTGTGTTGAAAGTTGTACTTTTATGTGTCTTTGGGAATAATTGAGTTCATGTATTTCTTCTTGTCCTCTTTTTAGAGGACGTATAAGTACGATCTGTCCGCTACCTTTCTTTTCACTGAACCCTAATTTATGTGGGATACTAACTTAATAACTCTGACTttgattctaacaatttaaGGCTTATTTACtatcaatttttttgttattagatTTTAATTCTTTTGAAACCTAAAATCTAAACAATAGGAACCCAATTACTTTttagtttttggtttttaaaatcatcatattttcaatatacttaataattatttattcattatcatatatcatatgacttaaaaataaaaaatcaaaaagacaAACTAATGTAGAGCTTGTGGGTATTGGATTTCCATATTTAAAAATCATGCCAAACATGGCCTACATTATAAAACGAAATATCATTATTGTCTCTCCATGATAAGATTGTGGAGACATGTAGatataataaaagtataaaacatTAACCCCATCTCACAtgaaattaatacctttattccAAGAAGGTAAGGACTAGTAAATAATAAAGGGGTTGAATTGTAGGAATATTTGGATAGATTGTAGTTTTTAATAACTTGCCGATATATAGCatgtatttttttgaattataggGTAGTTTGAGAAAAAGAGAGGGTTAACTGAAAATCGATCCGTAACCTTACTTGAGAAAAATGATATTTGGTCAAACTGAGACCAGATCTAATTGTCGATATGTAGAATGTTTGAGATGGAGGTAACGCATTATGTGATAAAGTTGGAATTATAAATGTGAGGGTATGACGTTGTGGTCATATAGATTTAGAGGTGAATAATTAGATTAAATTTGACTAAACTTGCTGACTCTATCTTAACATGAtccaaacataaaaataaaactaaattaacACACACTTAAAACACTCGGATGTTTTAGATCAAACATTAGATTTTTCACACAATTCTAGTTGCTACTCTCCCCTCCTATTTATTTAACATAACTAACTATTTTAGTTCATCTCACCCATTTtgaattatttctatttttgttcgGAGTAGTACAACTTAGGAGTAGAAGTTAGAAGTGATAGATTGGCCCAAGACTTTTGATATTTGTGACACAAAATGGACCCAATTTACAAGTTACACCCAAATTCACATTGGACTAACAAGAAATTAAGGAACCCAAAACACACTTAAAGACCCTTTAAAGTCAATTCACACATCTTTCAAACTTTGTTCAAACATCCTTACCTTAATTGTGACTTTGTGACAAGCTTTAATTTACAGTCACTATCTTTTATTACAGCACTAAAGTAGAAGCAAATTACACCTTTTCTTCTTTAAAACTAACATTGAAAAAACCCAACAAATATCAATTGACGACACTAACGGCATGTTTAATTGTTAATACTAAATGACGATAATCAGATTTGCagtgtaaattttcatcatTGTTTTCCATTATCAGCTAATACCATatctttaaataataatgtagtTTAATGAATTTTATCAAGAAAATGAGAATCATTAACACTATCGACTTGTTTAATGAATtttcctaccaaaattacactaaatttcCATTATTATTCTCTCTATTTAACACTGACAACCAAACAGCCCAAAAAATGATATTTGGTATACACACTAAACAAGGGTATATTAGTCATTTCCAGAACTTCGCGTGAAAACTCAATTTCCATGGCAAACAACAATACATTTACGGTGAAGCAGGAGATCTCATTTCTCCTTTGAGATAGTTTTCTTTTACACTTGGGGTTCTTCCAACCGAAATGCCAACAAGGCGAAAGTCGAGACACGAAAGTTTAAGGGCATAATGGATAATACAACATGACATGAAATGAAGCTATTCCCTAAAGAGCTCTTGGGTCTAATCTAATACTATAAACAAACCTTGCCTAATGCTACTATAAGATGGTTGAAGTGAGAATGGAATACAAAGATACCTGCTCCTTGCCGATAAAGCCTCTGTAGCGTTTATATACGCCGGCTTTTTCTTCTTAAAATGTTGCAACAACACGCATTGCCATGGCTTCTGTACACAAATCCTAAGACGGTACATTGAAGTGAAAGAGCCAAGAGATGACGAAAGCAAAGACCATACAAGCGAGCAGGAAGTTAAGGAACCTATGCCCTTGCCAAAAGTGCCGGGTTTCAGCTGGATGAGGCGGAGCTGCAGTGGCTGTGGAATTATCGTTAGCTTCGTTCCATTGCTCCGTTAGTTCAACTTCGTTTACACCAACCACATTGCGAGCGGTTGAACCACATATCTCGCAGGTCCTACATTTAGAGGGGCGTAATATTAGATAAGTTGGCAATCAAGAAATAAAGCCGACACCAAGCTGTTACTGAGCTGAGAATACAAGTCGCAAACTGCAAGAATACGCACAATTTTGGAGACCAATAGGCCATATATTTTTGTTTCTCGGTTGGAATCCAAGAGAACATATATATGCACAATAGTCATACTATGAATTCTGCAGAAGCAACAATCACGGCCTAAAGGCCAAAATAAGCTCCGGTTTTTTACTTGCAATACTTAGTTCGGGACGAGGACCTAGGTAGCTTAATAAGAGGTATGGTTCTTACTTCATTTCCATGTAATTAGAGTAAAGAGAGAAAGGGGTCAGGATATGTAATAAAAGGGTAATATTAGAGAGTTGCAAGTAAATAACAACGGTTGAGAAAAGAAAGAGTcgcacgaaaaaaaaaaaaacagaggaagtaataAATCTAAAGATCATACTATTCGATAAGTGACCCTCGTAGGTTAAATCACTCTTTCAAGTTTCAAGCATGATTTTGTTTAATGCATTCTTAAATCACAAACATATTCAAAAACTAGAAATGAAGATCATATCTAACATCTTTCGACATAGATATGTATTTCGTAATTATTTCAATAGTGTTCCATTTTGCACATAGATTGGTTTTCTTCCATTAAGAAGAGGAAAAGTTCAAAGTATAAGCTCGAGGATTTGTGCTGTGCTTGATTCAACGATCAATTTCTTATAATCGACCTTAGTCCTCATATCAAAGTTCAaagtatgtatctatatatccCCCGAAAAACCAGAGATATTTTTTTAAGTGTGTCCCAACACATGGCATGAACGGCAAAATCTAAGCAGAAAACTAAATGTTGCTTGATATAGTAGATGACAATAGTGAGACCAAGCAATAAACTCTACAAAAAAACAACTACTTCTCTTCTTATATAATGATAAAATCCATCATAACATGCCTAAAAAGCTATGTCGGGAAGAAACTAAGAAAGTTGTAGTGCTGTACAAGCAAGAATTATAAAATTCAAAGCATATATTCTCTCGGTCCCTTTGAATTCGCTACATTACAACCTAAAAGCTCTCAATATGAAGCATGCAACTAAAGCATTCAGAAAAATGAATGATCCGTGTCTCTACAAGGAATCAACAATTGCTTTCTTGGCACAAGACGTGTCCGCATATTCAAGAATATCCGAAAAGAAAGCCTAGATTAACCGTCAAATGTCATATGTAAGGATGCTAAATATGTCGAGTCACGTGTTCTACCTCGAATATTTATATACTATGCTTTATGCAAATAGCCAAACAAAGTATGTCGCTAAActtatcttttcctttagtgcCATATCTCCATCTAAAACGAAAAGTATCGGAAGAGGCAAGGGGAAAGAATTCAAGGAAGCATATTCTTTAATGGAAGTGAATTTGCTAATTTTGATATGTGATTATAGTTTTGGACATGGAAAACCACCAAATTTTATCTTCAACAACTAACAACTAAAGAATCCAACCAACCAAGCAATAAAGGAGGatcaaataaacaatgaaaatggATTTTTATGCAGATTTCACATGGTAGGAAGTAATTAACAATCTTTAGCATTACACCTAACTTAGGAAAAGTCAGCTGAAGTAATCACATGGAACAAGTGCAGTTGCAGCTGCTATATAACTAAAtcatatcaaaaaataattaacaaagaaaAGTTGCCAACAAAAATGGATGATACATGAAAGTTTAATAAGGAAACTTCAGTTATACGGAATGAACATAAGATGAGAATCTAATAAATTAAGACAAAACGAAAATCATTTTGCCTGGTAGTTGAAGTGATAAACTTGTTATCGGGTTTTAGGAAATCCTTATCGGGTTTGTGTGCAGTCAACTGTCCTCTTATGCGGGTTTTGTCGTGTACAAACCCGATAACATGGGGTTTTGATTCTCACCGCTTACAGGAACATAGATTCCCCCTCCCCATCTTGCCCGTCGGAGATTGTCCTAAGCccataaaaaaagataaaacaagTTTTGAAACATGGTTCTTAACAccttttgctttattttactTGATTCCTTCACTCATTATGAACCAACTTTACTTTGTTATCACCATTTTTCTTTCCTCTATCCAACAAACAAAATGTCTATTCTTACATAACTTTTAGCTCACCAACAACCTATCATAGTATACAAAACTGCTTTTATGGATTACCTGATGAAATCTCAAAATCAGCATGGTAAAAAAGCATCAAAAATGAGTCAGACCACTCATAAATCATCCAAACCAAGGACCAATTTGGAAGAAATAAGAGATATTCAGGTGATCATTCACACCAAAGATAAATCACCCACGCATATACTAAATAAGATGAGCAGGGACTCTCTGGCAGCGCTCCCATCTATGgatgggtatgagttgttgtCTTTATTCCCTTTTCAGACCCTGACCATACTTCTTATGAGAGGGATAACCGGGTTAGATGATGATATACTAAATAAGATGATAAATCATCAATTAAATGCATTAAGAAGTGTACTAAAATGATTAAATAAGGTAAATCCAAGAAAGATCAAATCTTTAGAACTTACAACTAACATTCATCAAGAAGTGTGCTAGAATTAGAAATAAACAGAAATTTATGATCAATTAAGCTAGCATTATCatcaagaaagaaagaaaaacccACATAAAGATTATCATCAagaacaacaatgtcaaaagcCATAATCTCGAAAGATTGGGGTCGATTATAAAAACCAATAGATAAGTTTCAGTGGTCGTTCAAATAACACATAAAGATCAAATCTTCAAGAAATCAAAAACTTACTTGTTACCCCTAATTTTAAACCAAGCTTCAGCACAATGTTTATGAGCAGAGGCCAAATCCTCCTTACAAGAACAACCCAATTCAATAGGGAATCCGGATTCAGGATTCGACCCATCTAAACTCAAATGACAAATCCTGCAATCCCTCTCAACTTTTGATAAATGCACATTCACTTTTGTCTCTAGATCCATAACTTCTTCCACTGAACATTCAGACaaacaagaagatgaagaagaagaagaagaagaagaagaagaagacctatttttctcatttattcTTCTTCCATTACTAACTTCATCATCCTTCATAACTACAACCCTTGTACAAGAAGATGAATCATTTGAACTACTTTCTTCATATGAACATCTAACACTTGCTTCATCTGAATCTTCACCATTGTTATGAGAAATTATTCCTTGCTCTATATCACCAACATTACTAGAAATCATTGTTGTCATTGGCATGATTCTcattaaaatgaacaaaaaatgaATTGGGTTGTTCTTTTATTTGAGATTTAAGAAGTGGGTTTTATGTATTTTGGGTTAAATGTTTTCCATTTGAATGGGGTTGTTTGATTTCTGGTACAACTCCATTGAAGAAggattttgttttgttgaaatggttttgtTGGGGTTTTGATGAACCCCCCAAGAGAGAAAATGGAGGAAGGGAAGTCTGCTTTTTTGCAGGAAACAACAGGCTTAAAATaacatgtttttattttattttatttttattacagAATCTGATGAAAatcgaattttatttttaaaatggtAAAATTGATCCTTTAATTGgttcaatttgattttcaaataacaATCATTTCTCAATGTaaagattttaaatttaatttttatctaacTTTTTGACTTCggtttaaagtttttttttttttttctcttttttagaAAATTACTAATATTGTGGACTTGTggttttcatttaatttaaaaaaataaaattttttaaaatctctGAAATACAATTTGTGTATATATCTAGTatgtcaaaataattaattacagaactaaattatttatatagaCTAATCTCATACGAAACAAATTATTTGtctttgtcttttttttaaaatttggccTTAtctaattattttgaaaatatctaAATCTAAAATGATAAAATGAAGATTCAGTATGGAAACACATGGCAAAGTTAGATTATCGAAACACATGACTCTTTTAACTTTTTggttatttgtttgtttttaataaGGTTAAAATTTTATCCATTGGATAATAGTACtccagtttttttaaataaataactaaGAATAATTGATCGGAAAATTTCGAAAAATTATACTACACCGTTTCTTTAAATAATTAGCATTAAaggcaaaataaaatttttttaaaataaggttGGATGATTGATAATAAGTGAAAAAGAAATTGAGTTGGGTTGATGAaagtataagaaaaaattaaaaatgttcaAATAAGATTTACAAGTGGTGAGTTCATTttcaaatagaaaaataagtaaaataacttagacaactcaaaataaaaaataagagaattaaaagcaactaattaaatacaCTTAACGAATAAAAATGTAtttgtaaatattaaaattcGAATTATActtcctttaaaaaaaattgaattagtacTCAATAGTCAATACTCAACTTATAATGTATTTGTCACCTTGTTAGTCCTTTGGTAatgtaaatttttgtataaatttGGTTAATACAATTTTGcgtgtattagtttaatgatagtaagtatttttttaataattatacttgttAAGTAATTAATATAAGTAagacttaatatttataaaaaaaaaagtaatacttattatattaataaaagtatattttaagGTTGATACAAACTAAATTTATGTCgactaaattcataaaaaacTTACTTTTCTAACCCACTTTTTACTTTGTCCTTTTAACTTTAAGGCACATATTTATTCTATTAATCAATCTTACCTTATTTTTCTCACAATTGGTTCCACCACTCCATTTGGTTCTTctctaattattttattattctagatatttatagtaaaaaaacatttaatcaTAATTTCTATAAACATAGTATGGATTAATATGATAAAAGATATTATTAACCAATTATCTGAAAatatattatcacaaaatataattttaacacTTGTAATAACAATAGTGATCAAACAAGAGCAAAAATAAAAGTGCATACTCAATATGCATAATTAACaagaattagagggagtatatatatttattctcATTACTTCATGCTATGTATTCCTCTATTTATCTAATAAGTCGATTTACATTCATCTTCGCTGATTTTTTATATTACAATAACATCTAGCATAAAAGCAAAAGTTATATTATAATCATGTGAGCAAAAGTTATATTATAATCAAAAGTATTCGTGGTTTAATGGATAGAGCATTTGCATGTTGAGCAGAAAGTTTGGAATACGACCTCTACTGGGTACAAGTACAACTGCAGGTTTCTTGACTGTGCGCATtctctttattttctctttGAGGGGAACAAGTATGATTTGTTCGCATCTTTCAGGAGAAAAACAAAAACCCCACCTGGACTCTGCCTTGTGCGGGATACTAGTAGTGTTATTTACCTTTTTTGTCAATAATAAATCAACTTTTGCTTGATccgctaaaaataaatttacatattgattgtttttaattaaatccATTTATTCggtataattgctgaaaataaattgaGCTATTATTTATTCCTAATTACTTGATCACATATTAGCTCGAAAGATGGTTATAAACAATTAGTGGATTTATTTTAAGCAAATATATCTAATAGatagatttattttaaaataaaaaaaatttatttttaacggatcaaataaaataaaaattgatttattattgagaaatttcttcaaaaactatAAACAGTTTATAGTTATATATGTATAGTTATTCTTACAAATGCTACTACATATGCTATACCAATGTACTCCAATTAGTTCTAataaaacttaatatttattACAACAAGtttcaataattttatattagttaACACTATCacatatacttatatattaTCCCTATAACAACAATGAGAGAAAATAATTCTGGCCAAGAGAGGACTAATTAGGAGGCCAACCTAAATGAAGGAAATAatccatgatttttttttttttaaattgctgGATAAGCTgatggaaaagaaaaaggaaaaggctAAGTAAGTATATAACTAATTAAAAGTTTGAGTATTTACTCACAAGTTGGTccaataataaacaatagtaTTGAGAATTAGATTTTGTCTGAgaaaatattacct
This genomic interval carries:
- the LOC130802989 gene encoding uncharacterized protein LOC130802989; translation: MRIMPMTTMISSNVGDIEQGIISHNNGEDSDEASVRCSYEESSSNDSSSCTRVVVMKDDEVSNGRRINEKNRSSSSSSSSSSSSSCLSECSVEEVMDLETKVNVHLSKVERDCRICHLSLDGSNPESGFPIELGCSCKEDLASAHKHCAEAWFKIRGNKTCEICGSTARNVVGVNEVELTEQWNEANDNSTATAAPPHPAETRHFWQGHRFLNFLLACMVFAFVISWLFHFNVPS